From Desulfobotulus pelophilus, a single genomic window includes:
- a CDS encoding ABC transporter ATP-binding protein, whose amino-acid sequence MTGLVVTNVGKKLGGSPVLSGINLEIASGELVVCVGPSGSGKSTLLRIIAGLEIPDTGAIWMGGRDVTKRSPEKRNVAMVFQSYALYPHLSVEENMAFPLRAKGIPSAERKQMIAETASMLGLRELLKRKPAALSGGQRQRVAMGRCLVRNPCLFLMDEPLSNLDAFLRMQVRMEIKSLQRRLGTTMVYVTHDQSEAMTIADRIAVMETGQIIQLASPQDLYRSPVNRFVAGFIGTPAMNFFPGMRDTNGSVHLENGARIDLSKERQRVLNGAKNLTVGVRPEHLCPAEDGPAKASAMAADVRLLEPLGGDVLVHGDIAGNPVRFRTSGRRVREGETLHIHAREENLFFFDEKTGRCLSPARMSSAA is encoded by the coding sequence ATGACAGGTCTAGTTGTTACCAATGTGGGAAAAAAACTGGGCGGCAGTCCCGTTCTTTCCGGTATCAATCTTGAGATTGCTTCCGGAGAACTTGTGGTTTGTGTCGGACCTTCGGGCAGCGGGAAGAGTACGCTTCTGCGGATTATCGCCGGACTGGAAATTCCGGATACGGGAGCCATATGGATGGGAGGCCGGGATGTGACAAAACGATCTCCCGAAAAACGTAATGTAGCCATGGTTTTCCAGAGTTATGCCCTGTACCCCCATCTGAGCGTGGAAGAAAACATGGCTTTTCCCCTTCGGGCAAAGGGTATTCCTTCCGCAGAGCGCAAACAAATGATAGCCGAAACCGCTTCCATGCTGGGATTGAGAGAACTGCTGAAACGAAAACCGGCAGCCCTGTCTGGTGGTCAGCGTCAGCGTGTTGCCATGGGCCGCTGCCTTGTAAGAAACCCCTGTCTTTTCCTCATGGATGAGCCTCTTTCTAACCTGGATGCTTTTTTGCGCATGCAGGTTAGAATGGAGATTAAGAGTTTACAGCGCCGTCTGGGAACAACCATGGTGTATGTGACCCATGATCAGTCGGAGGCCATGACCATTGCGGATCGTATTGCTGTGATGGAAACAGGGCAGATTATACAGCTTGCCAGCCCTCAGGATCTTTACCGATCTCCGGTGAATCGTTTTGTAGCCGGATTTATTGGTACGCCAGCCATGAATTTTTTCCCGGGAATGCGGGATACCAATGGTAGCGTTCATCTGGAAAACGGTGCCCGTATTGATCTTTCAAAGGAACGTCAGCGGGTTTTGAACGGAGCAAAAAATCTCACTGTAGGCGTGAGGCCGGAGCACCTGTGTCCGGCAGAGGACGGTCCGGCCAAAGCCTCGGCCATGGCGGCGGATGTACGTCTTTTGGAACCTCTGGGCGGTGATGTGCTGGTGCATGGAGATATTGCGGGCAATCCTGTTCGTTTTCGGACTTCGGGGCGAAGGGTTCGGGAAGGAGAAACCCTTCACATCCATGCCCGTGAAGAAAATTTGTTTTTTTTTGATGAAAAAACCGGCAGATGTCTCAGTCCGGCACGGATGAGTTCTGCTGCCTAA